One Pelobates fuscus isolate aPelFus1 chromosome 8, aPelFus1.pri, whole genome shotgun sequence genomic window carries:
- the PDIA2 gene encoding protein disulfide-isomerase A2, whose protein sequence is MRWYHLFLLCVLSASCTRAEVQDENKNVTSAESAETSSEEQTSDEITEEDNILVLNKKNFDKALQDYPFLLVEFYAPWCGHCQELAPKYAKAAEILKNRTTHARLAKVDSTEEQDLAKEFNVNGYPTIKFFKGGNRTDHIDFGGRRDVDGIVKWMLRRLGPLATLLVDVAVAERFANANELTVIAFLQDPDDSDVKLYHEVTENAEDFNFAYTHKEDIFKKFGVTKDTVIFFKNSEEKYQYEVDEEVGLDKDELTRFLMLNSMDLVTEYNESTSERIFAAKIPNHLLLFINKTEEYQLELLENFRNAAPEYKGKLLFILVDSNGPHAGVLQYFGINSTDVPTIRLINIDLVKKYAFGEKKITTEAVKNFVDGVLAGKIKQNLLSEEIPEDWDKKPVKVLVGKNFDDIAYDETKNVFVEFYAPWCSHCKELEPIWEELAEKYKDHENVIIAKIDGTANEIDGLRVRGYPNLRFFPAGPEHKMIEYTKDRTVELFSAFIDSGGVLPKDEATEEPQGGDTKDTKQQENADDGGEKAKDEL, encoded by the exons ATGAGGTGGTACCACCTGTTTCTCCTCTGTGTGCTCTCAGCTTCTTGTACGAGGGCCGAAGTAcaagatgaaaataaaaatgttacatcTGCGGAGTCTGCAGAGACATCGAGCGAAGAACAAACATCGGATGAAATCACAGAAGAAGACAATATTTTAGTCCTCAACAAAAAGAACTTTGACAAAGCCCTTCAAGATTATCCGTTCCTCCTGGTTGAATTTT ATGCTCCTTGGTGTGGCCATTGTCAAGAACTGGCGCCAAAGTATGCCAAAGCTGCAGAAATATTGAAAAACCGTACAACGCACGCCAGGCTGGCAAAGGTGGACTCAACAGAGGAGCAAGATCTGGCCAAAGAGTTTAATGTAAACGGTTACCCCACTATCAAGTTTTTCAAGGGTGGAAACCGAACCGACCACATTGACTTTGGAG GTAGGAGAGATGTTGATGGCATTGTGAAATGGATGCTGAGAAGACTTGGACCTTTGGCCACTCTACTTGTTGACGTTGCTGTTGCAGAGAGATTCGCCAATGCCAATGAATTAACAGTTATTGCCTTCCTTCAG GACCCAGATGACTCAGATGTAAAACTTTATCATGAAGTAACAGAAAATGCTGAAGATTTTAACTTTGCCTACACTCACAAAGAAGACATATTTAAGAAATTTGGGGTAACAAAGGACACCGTCATCTTTTTCAAAAAT tcTGAAGAAAAATATCAATATGAGGTGGACGAAGAAGTTGGGTTGGACAAAGACGAACTCACGAGGTTCCTCATGCTTAACAgtatggatctagtaacagaatACAATGAATCG ACGTCAGAAAGAATTTTTGCTGCCAAAATTCCAAATCACTTGCTGCTCTTTATCAATAAAACTGAAGAATACCAGCTGGAACTGCTCGAGAACTTCCGAAATGCTGCCCCAGAATATAAAGGAAAG TTACTTTTCATTTTAGTGGATTCTAACGGCCCACATGCCGGAGTTCTACAGTATTTTGGGATCAACAGCACAGATGTCCCGACAATCCGACTTATCAACATCGACTTGGTGAAGAAGTATGCGTTCGGTGAAAAGAAGATCACCACAGAAGCTGTCAAGAACTTTGTGGATGGTGTTCTGGCAGGCAAGATAAAG CAAAACCTCCTGAGTGAAGAAATTCCTGAAGATTGGGATAAAAAACCCGTTAAGGTTCTTGTCGGCAAGAACTTCGATGACATTGCTTATGACGAAACAAAGAATGTGTTTGTAGAATTTT ATGCACCATGGTGCTCACACTGCAAGGAGCTGGAGCCGATCTGGGAGGAACTTGCCGAAAAATACAAAGATCACGAGAATGTTATCATTGCTAAGATAGACGGCACAGCAAATGAAATTGATGGGCTCAGAGTACGGGGCTATCCAAACCTAAGGTTCTTTCCTGCTGGCCCAGAACACAAG ATGATTGAATACACTAAAGACAGGACAGTTGAGCTGTTTTCCGCCTTTATTGACAGCGGTGGTGTTTTACCCAAAGACGAAGCCACAGAG GAACCACAAGGTGGCGATACAAAGGATACCAAACAGCAAGAAAACGCAGATGATGGTGGTGAGAAAGCAAAAGATGAACTATAA